Proteins co-encoded in one Setaria viridis chromosome 9, Setaria_viridis_v4.0, whole genome shotgun sequence genomic window:
- the LOC117836409 gene encoding stearoyl-[acyl-carrier-protein] 9-desaturase 1, chloroplastic — protein MMMEMVPGQAAACWTAPSPCKTTRAPPLFFRRRIMITATATRSRREAAAMSAPEKADVLRSLDGWAESNLLPLLKPVERSWQPHDLLPDSASPGFREAVDELRARARELPDDYYVCLVGNMVTEEALPTYHAALNSFVGYDRPTAADAWARWSRGWTAEENRHGDLLNRYLYLCGRVDVRRVEQTIHHLITAGMRLPSDGCPYRGFIYTAFQERATAISHGNTARRAGQMGDAALARICGAIAGDERRHEAAYTRVVAELFRLTPDAAVRALGYMMRERILMPAAHMFDGRDPDLFRHYAAVAQGLGVYTTADYADLVEFFVERWGVAGLGHGLTGEGRRAQDYVCRLPERVRKMDRLDARRRQQQPRRVPFSWVFDRQVELRL, from the coding sequence ATGATGATGGAGATGGTGCCGGGAcaagctgctgcctgctggacCGCGCCGTCGCCATGCAAGACGACGCGGGCGCCACCGTTGTTCTTTCGCCGGCGAATAATGATCACGGCCACGGCGACCCGCAGCaggcgcgaggcggcggcgatgtcggcgCCGGAGAAGGCCGACGTCCTGCGTTCCCTGGACGGGTGGGCGGAGTCGaacctgctgccgctgctgaaGCCGGTGGAGCGGTCGTGGCAGCCGCACGACCTGCTGCCGGACTCGGCGTCGCCGGGGTTCCGCGAGGCGGTGGACGAGCtccgggcgcgcgcgcgcgagctccCCGACGACTACTACGTGTGCCTGGTGGGCAACATGGTGACGGAGGAGGCCCTCCCCACGTACCACGCCGCCCTCAACAGCTTCGTCGGCTACgaccgccccaccgccgccgacgcctgggCGCGTTGGTCCCGCGGCTGGACGGCGGAGGAGAACCGCCACGGCGACCTCCTCAACCGGTACCTCTACCTGTGCGGCCGCGTCGACGTCCGCCGCGTCGAGCAGACCATCCACCACCTCATCACCGCCGGGATGCGCTTGCCCTCCGACGGCTGCCCCTACCGGGGCTTCATCTACACGGCGTTCCAGGAGCGCGCCACCGCCATCTCCCACGGCAACACGGCGCGCCGCGCGGGGCAGATGGGCGACGCCGCCCTCGCCAGGATCTgcggcgccatcgccggcgacgagAGGCGGCACGAGGCAGCGTACACGCGGGTGGTCGCGGAGCTGTTCCGGCTCACCCCGgacgccgccgtgcgcgcgctCGGGTACATGATGCGGGAGCGGATCCTGATGCCGGCCGCGCACATGTTCGACGGTCGGGACCCGGACCTGTTCCGGCACTACGCCGCCGTGGCGCAGGGGCTCGGCGTCTACACCACCGCCGACTACGCCGACCTCGTGGAGTTCTTCGTGGAGAGGTGGGGCGTCGCGGGGCTCGGCCACGGGCTCACCGGCGAGGGGAGGCGCGCGCAGGACTACGTCTGCCGGCTGCCGGAGAGGGTGCGCAAGATGGACCGGCTGGacgcacggcggcggcagcagcagcctcggCGGGTGCCCTTCTCCTGGGTGTTCGACAGGCAGGTGGAGCTGCGGCTCTGA
- the LOC117835568 gene encoding LOW QUALITY PROTEIN: probable amino acid permease 7 (The sequence of the model RefSeq protein was modified relative to this genomic sequence to represent the inferred CDS: inserted 4 bases in 3 codons; deleted 1 base in 1 codon), which produces MVKKQKFYVGESGGAGRWRLQRRRAPPAPGRHIITAVIGSGVLSLAPLGWVVGPACMFCFALVTYMDVVRACLDRCSQHHSLSHKHHSLSVKQLYAGKKHTWACGSLQYVSLYGCGVAYAITTATSIRAILKANCYYDHGHDAPCDYGGXLVLGAAQQLFLSFIQDFHDMAVWLSVVAAVMSFSCAFIGFGLGLATTISNGRIKGSVPMRTKIWRVSQAIGDIAFXLILLEIQDTLKSAPAENKTMKRASMISTLVTTFFYLCFGYAXLTGFGFYEPYWLMDFANACIILQLLGGQVRTDN; this is translated from the exons ATGGTAAAGAAGCAGAAG TTTTATGTTGGTGAAT CTGGAGGTGCTGGACGGTGGCGGCTGCAACGGCGACGGGCACCGCCCGCGCCGGGCCGGCACATCATCACGGCGGTGATCGGCTCCGGGGTGCTGTCGCTGGCGCCGCTGGGCTGGGTCGTCGGCCCAGCCTGCATGTTCTGCTTCGCGCTCGTCACCTACATGGACGTCGTCCGCGCCTGCCTCGATCGGTGTAGTCAGCACCATTCATTATCACACAAGCACCATTCATTATCAGTTAAACAGCTTTATGCCG GCAAGAAGCACACCTGGGCTTGCGGCTCGCTGCAGTACGTGAGCCTGTACGGCTGCGGCGTCGCCTATGCCATCACCACCGCCACTAGCATAAG GGCGATCCTGAAGGCCAACTGCTACTACGACCATGGCCACGACGCGCCCTGCGACTATGGCG AGCTCGTCTTGGGCGCTGCGCAGCAGCTCTTCCTCTCCTTCATACAGGACTTCCACGACATGGCT GTGTGGctctccgtcgtcgccgccgtcatgtCCTTCTCCTGCGCCTTCATCGGAttcggcctcggcctcgccaCCACCATCT CTAACGGGAGAATCAAAGGAAGTGTCCCGATGAGGACGAAGATTTGGCGCGTCTCGCAGGCCATCGGAGACATCGCGTT CTTGATCCTACTGGAAATACAG GACACCCTCAAGTCCGCACCGGCCGAGAACAAGACGATGAAGAGGGCGTCGATGATCTCCACCCTCGTCACGACATTCTTCTACCTCTGCTTCGGCTACG GCCTCACTGGCTTCGGCTTCTACGAGCCGTACTGGCTCATGGACTTCGCTAACGCCTGCATCATCCTCCAACTGCTGGGCGGGCAGGTACGCACTGACAACTGA